The following is a genomic window from Thunnus maccoyii chromosome 13, fThuMac1.1, whole genome shotgun sequence.
ACCGCCCGCAGGCGGAACGGGCTGCCACGTATCGGCTGACCATACAGCAACAGAGCAAAAGAGTACTCTCCCTCAGAGCGTAACGTGTAGCCCACCTCATATGTCCCGTTCTTATTGTCTgctatctctgtctctgcagccCGGCTCCCGTCAGCAGATGTTATCTCTGCTTTTAAAACAGCGTTTCCTGTCCGCACCAATTCCCCATCCTGCAGAGAGATGTCATTGATTCAATTTCAgcttaatgaatgaaaaaaagacaccaaaaaCAAGTATGAAAAGAATACAATGCAACAAACAGACAAGTGGTGGGTGttaggaaaatgaaaaataactgaCTTGCAAGAGAAcaacagattaaaacaaaagaaaaatataaagctGCTAGCTTTATCTAGAGCTAATTGTACACTTGTTCCCttgcagcaaacagcagagacGCTAAATAATTTCAAGACAGtactttgtcttttgttgtcaCAGTAATGGTGTGGTGCTGTCCGGTTGCTGCATGGCGGAGGCCCTCTCCTGTGGCAACGGAGGTGTGAGCCACAGCTGCTGTGGTGAGGAGGACACCCAGATTCTGGATGGAGCGTCGCAGGCCTTCAGTCTCCACCTGGAGCAGACAGCACAACAAGATAATTCCACTGCAGAGTCCCTTATTGCTTTCTAGTTTCATTTCATGATTCCATGTAATGTATGTTGAACGCCAGATAACCATGTAATAacccaaaaaatgcaaaaagtgtATGTTACCTGTCCCTGATTTTTCTCAGGgtggagttggtggagaacaaagtGGAGTCAAAacaagagtgaatattggacttacagtTGTCAGATGGCCATAAATACAACAGCAATAAGATGCTCACACTGCTCTGTTGGATGCAGGTAACTCATAACAACCAACAAGCCAATGGTACATCAAGACTGTGTTTGTGAGTTTATTCTGGAACATAACAGCCTATTGCTGTGTtacaaagtacattttttttcttctggcgaTTGAAAGGGTTTAATAcatcacatttttataaaaaatatgaaaaactgtaCAACTTAAGATAAAGACACTCTCAAGACCTCATTAGAAAAAATGGTACAAACCGGCTCCTGTTAACCTGTGGATTGAGGCACAACTTAAAAAGGTGTAACATTGTGACCATGTAATAGTCAGACTGCCATAACAAAAATTTAGAGCAGAGAAATACTAGCAGTCAATACCTGACAGACCAGGTGTGCATTCTGATGTGGTCTCTCTGGGAAGTCATGTCTTGCCAGCGCTGTTACCCGCTCACTCATCTGCTTCTGAACTAACAGCACCTGTTGTTGCCagagacacatactgtatcctGAGTTGTGtgggttttttaaaatcattttgtaataGCTGACATCCTGCTACACAGTTGCACCACACTTGATTGCTGATTCCCATATGAGTTGTAACCtgtttgttagcttgtttatACAAATTACAATCTGCCAACCCACCTCAGTAGCACTCCCGTGGCTGAGAGCCTGCTCTGTAAAGCTGCAACTGCTCTGGATGTGATCCTTCCCCTGCAGGAGAGATGAAAGCTGGGCCTGTAGCACCTGGTCTCAGGTAAGTGGAAGAAAATGGGGAGAAAAAGCAAGAAGATGAGGAGAACAGGTTAGAGTTTAGTATGAGAGGCAGAAGGAGGAAGAGTGGAAAAGTGGTCAACCAAAAAGTTTCTCATTAAGTCAGCAGGCTGAAGTATGTTGACAGGAATGTGACACATATGGCAGGTCATTTCCAggcactgtgtgtttgtgtgtgactagCTGTTTCTAAAAtcaatgtatgtgtttgtgcgtcTGACCATGAGCATGCAAAGATGTAAGTTCACTAAAAGATGCAAGTGCacgtgtgtgagtgcatgtacTCTATGTGTAATAGATACTAACCTTCTGCTTGGCGCTGCAGATGTTCTCCAGGTCTGTGATGAGGGCTGACTTGCGCTGATGCAGCGCCCGTTCCAGTTCTTCAAATGTACTGGTTATCTCTGCGACTGCTTCagtctttctttcattcagcTGGCGAGAGATCTCACTCACCAGTTCGATGGCTGCTGTCAGCTGAGGGAGCCTGCGATATAAGAGAATGTgaaattttgtgttttaataaagtAAAACCTTTGAAAAAACTAGCTATAAAGCTATAAAAATATTATCCTTAAGTGAAAATAGGCCTGTGCCACTATATTCAGCACCATGTTTTGACATGCAGGGCACAGCAGAAGAGATCTTTGCCAATGCGGAGATGGCAGATGCCAAATCTGGGCCAAATGCTCAGGCTTCCAAACCCCCTGATGTGAAGGAAATATTCTGAAAGCTTTATCAGGTATCAAGCCCCCACCTGCTGTGTATGGCATCCAGCTGTGTCTTCAGTGCAGCCTTGTGTTGTTCCACAACATCCCGCAGAGGAACAGTCACATGGTCCCGGTGCTCGCCCTCTGTACAGTCCAGACACATGGCCGTCTCACACGACTCGCAGTAGAACTCCATCACCTGCAGAGGGAGACAAATTAAGTGAGAAGCTCAGTCACTCTTGCTGGGCATTGCAGGTAAGTAAGAAAAGTGAGATTCAGCTTCCTTTACACTAATTAAAAGACAAAGGAGATAAGGAAATTTTGGTGAGGTAATGACAGAGCACCATGAAAGGGCTTCCCACCTTGCCCTCATGGTTCGGGCAGCAGAGGGGTTTCCCTGCAGCGGCGGCACTGACTGACTCCAGGACGCTGCATGCTTCTGGTCGTGAGCACTCCGGGTCACGCTGAAGGACCTGgtccaaaacatttcaaatgtcatCGTGTGCTGTTTTTCAGTGAACAAGTCTCAAAAGACATGTAAGATGATTATCTGTTCTGTTTGGCATGTTATTAGATTGCTTTCTCTTTTATAAGTATTTTTTGAAGATTTTTGCCTTATCCTAATGTTAAACTTAATCATCACCATTGCATGCCTGATGTTATGCAACGTTATAATcttatataattaaaaaaaaccagtCCTAATCCTGAAAAAGCCCCTCAAAGAAGTGAAGACTGTCCAGAATGACCTCAGCCTGCAAAAATGTCTTCCCTTTTTTTAACAGTGgttctcacaaaaaaacaacagtacaggaacacacacaaacactcagagtATTGGCTGTACttgtttttaatatcatttGCTTTGTTTAACTCATAATTggtttcatttgtgtttttgtgcttcgTTCCATGTAATATGCTTGAAAATCAGGTTCATAAAGGACTTGAATCTGACCTAAGTTTAAGGAAAAGGGGGGATTAAAAGTCAGACCTCCATGAGATTAGTGATGAAGAAGTTGTTCTGTAGAGCACAAACTCCTTTCTCTGGCAGGATGGACGTCTGGCGACACACTGGACACGAGAGCGTCAGAGACTCTGGGGGAATGTAGTTCTGGAGACAACTAGAGGGAGGGAGTCAGAGAAAGAGTTAGAGAACAAAACCTACCTGAGCCACTGTTTTGCAAATGCTCCGTGCATAATTATTAGTCACGTTCAATTTACCAATAcggcagagagagaaggagaggaagacacTAGAGAGAGCTGTCACCTTATGACCGTAATTGAGAGACGGTGTCTAAATAGTGCTCTCCTGTCACAACAAATTGGGTGAAAGTGTGAATCCGAGTCAATAAACAGAAGCCACAGCCTCAGGAGAAAACTCACACACGTTCTCTTCAAATAAGAGTCTCTGGCAAATCGATCTGCCAAGCAGAGATGCAAAGATGATTTTGGAAGagtaaatgtgaatatattgtatgtatgattatgattctgcATGTTTGTGAGTGCATGTAAAGACGTTTTGGATTATGAGGATGTTGTACAGGTGTTTGCGCTTAGGAGGCAATCTATTTGACATTAGACACCTTCAAGCCAAAACCAACCCAACAGTAAGTAAAAGTCGGCTGCAGATTGCATCGCACTCCTGGCTTACACACTGGCTACCATCCAGAATGTGATGTATGACTTTATTTCTTTGGCATCTTTGGCTATGATTACTAAATCTGTGGTTAATGCTGCAAGAAACCTTGGGGTGGTGTCAAGGTTAAGTTTCTGTTGTTGCACACCGGGATGTCTGGCAGCTTCTTGGGCTGAATGCTAACACCATCATGTTTAATGACACCACAAAGGCTTGTATCAACCCAGCTTCCTCTGCCGGCGGTAAACTGCAGCCGTGAGCTTTTGAGAACAACAGAGAGCTTTAACAAAAATCTCCATCTACCCACCGCTCTGTCAACACTGTTGTAACAACTGCTGTTGCTCTGTCGGGCACGCAGCTGTCAGGCTCAAGCAGGTATGAGGTGAAAAGGCCTGTGATAAGGCTAATGATTATTCTCATTGTCAATTAATCTGTAGATTTGCTATTACTCGGATGGttgatttataaaatgtcagaaagtagtgAAAGAATAATACTACATGTATATACTAATCCTACAAAAAGCCCAATGTACTTCATTAGCAATAATATCAGCAGCAATTATAAAGCAACAAGTCATCccttttgagaagctggaggCGGCAAATTACTTTGACGgttaattaattaacaacaattGCCTAATTAATTCATTGACTCATTGTTTGTAGTAGTACCACACTCATCCTTGTTAAGTAAAATCCTACAATCATGAGGACGAGTACAAGTATATGCCACTATTTAAAGTGGAAATAGACAACTTTTCAATTGGATTCAGAGGTTGGCGTCTGGGTTACAAGAAAACATTAGTAGAAAAAGTGTTTgagtttgttcattcatttagtctataatgGAGACATGAAAGCAGACGGAAATTCTTTAGTGTGTGTTGAGAAAAGTGAACTGAGTTGGTAGCATGTTTAcgtttttacaaaatgaaagaaactgcGCAACGGAGACAGTGATAACATATTCTCTGTCAATTGGTTTTCATATGAAGTAGATCAGCCAACCTGACTGGATACTGTAGGGCTGGTAGCTTAGCCGATTTCTGGAGGGCTTTCTCCCTGTTAGCTACGGTAGCTAACAGGGAGAAAGCCCTCTAGAAATCAAAAGACAAGTTTATTCAGGTAGTATAATCAATGCAACTAAAACGTTGGGTGTCATCAGATTTGCCTGTTCAATATTCCACATTTATCATATAGCAATAAGACAATAGAAAGAGGTTGGCCACCTAAAGCACTAGCCTCTTCCTCTTTTGGTTGCACAATGGTTGACACACTTCCTTTGAGCCGTAAATTTATTTTCCCGGGAGCCAGTGGTGTAGCCATTACACTGTGCAAtcaacatttacttcataatgACAAGTTAAAGCAAAAAGTTTTCTATTTCCATTTTAAGAAAGATGTCATTATATTGTCATCATTTGAAACAATAGCATGGCCCATGGCAAACTTATGATCCTGATCTCTGAATAGTGAGTGTGCAATTATAATATTAAGAAGCACTCTTAGTTTACAGATAATcacaggaaaaggaaaaagggagCAAAATTAAAAGAGATACAACACTATACAAAACTGAGTAGGCCCAGCAGGGGTTTCCTAATTTCTGTTTTCCAGCTCAGCCCTAAGACTCATAAAACTACATCAACCCATCCAGTGTTAAAACATCTGTCTGGCAACTTCATGTATGGCTCCAGACAAAAATCTGTTCACCTCAGCAGGGCTCCAGATCACATGCTACCCAGTTAAACCTGGGATTAAACTTGCCCTCTGGTGGGGAAATGCCCCTCACAGTGCATGGAAAAAGGATTTATCTGATTGTACTCAAACCTACTccataaatatttgtttgattatAAGTTTAGAAGTAAACCAGCTTGAAACACAATCCTGATTATCCTCTGTAGCCTACCTAACAACATACTCGCCTCTTCATTCTCCCACCCTGAACCGCAAGCTTTCCAAAATCCTCATATGCTCGGGCTTGGTACAAAAAAGGCCACAGTAAGTATTGCCTGAGGGCTTGTCTTCTGTCTGAGGAACTGTAGGTTGAGGCGTTGTGATTGTGTCTCCCAACAATGAGCCCTTTCTCAGACTGCGGTCACTGATGGTCCCTGATGCTGAGGAATGCACTTATCCCAGTGGAGTTGGTGAGGAGAAGTGCTCTGTGCTGTTTAATTGAGGGTAGGGATTTGCAAAAGATGAGGTTTCTCTATTAAGGGACATGTAAATATACAAGAATCCTTCACTAATAGGTTGTGAGTGGCACAGAAATAGCTTCCACCTTCTTTGCATGGTTATTTATGGCCAGAAAAAGCTACACGTAGCAGACGGTGCAAGCAGGTGTGAGAGCAAAGACTTGGGTTTGTGTCAGGTTTAGCTTGGGGGAAGTGTAGGTAATTAGGGATTTTGCCAGTTGTCATTGGAACAGAAAGCACAAATGTTAGTTACCTTTCACAGAAGGTGTGAAGACAGGGCAGCACCTTGGGATTGCGGTAGTGATCCAGACAGATGCTGCAGACCAGAAACTGCTTGTCTATCTGACGCACCACAGGGCTGGTGCTCCCAGCCTCACGCTTTGCCATGGCAGAGGACATTCAAAGCCACGGACTACGACAGCAGTTAACCTGAAAAGAGACAGCAAATGAATACATTAATATGCAGTATGTCTTTTCAAACTTTCACTTCCAGACTCAGCTTTTCTACTGAGTGTCAGTTTCAGGGCCACAAATGCTAAGCAAACTTCCCACAAGAGGTACCAGGAACTGAAGTTAACAAAACTGTTTAATTCCACGATTAGCACAAAAACGTGTCCATTGTTATAGCGCTATATCTAGGTTAATACCAGACAAATGCCAGCTGAAAGAGAACTGTGTAGAAATACTGTAGAGGTATGCATCAGTCCTGAGGgtacagacagcagcagatgtAGACAAACCAGTACGACCATGTGCCTGACCTTTGGATAACAGCTCAGTTAACACCAAAGCagggaaataaaaagaacaaaaggcTTTGTGACTAAACAATAAGTATGGTCACAAATCCACAATAATGCTTTGAAACAAGCTGGCCACACAGGTACGTAAAAACATGCTAAAAATACACACTGCTGATTCACATCACCTGTTGTGACAGTTACACCCACACATGAACCGCTTGAACCTGACATGTGCTTAACAAGGGATCATAACTGA
Proteins encoded in this region:
- the trim3b gene encoding tripartite motif-containing protein 3b isoform X1; the protein is MSSAMAKREAGSTSPVVRQIDKQFLVCSICLDHYRNPKVLPCLHTFCESCLQNYIPPESLTLSCPVCRQTSILPEKGVCALQNNFFITNLMEVLQRDPECSRPEACSVLESVSAAAAGKPLCCPNHEGKVMEFYCESCETAMCLDCTEGEHRDHVTVPLRDVVEQHKAALKTQLDAIHSRLPQLTAAIELVSEISRQLNERKTEAVAEITSTFEELERALHQRKSALITDLENICSAKQKVLQAQLSSLLQGKDHIQSSCSFTEQALSHGSATEVLLVQKQMSERVTALARHDFPERPHQNAHLVCQVETEGLRRSIQNLGVLLTTAAVAHTSVATGEGLRHAATGQHHTITVTTKDKDGELVRTGNAVLKAEITSADGSRAAETEIADNKNGTYEVGYTLRSEGEYSFALLLYGQPIRGSPFRLRAVKPSDVPQSPDDVKRRVKSPSGTGGHIRQKAVRRPSSMYSTTKKKENPIEDELIYRVGTRGREKGEFTNLQGISASSNGRVVVADSNNQCIQIFSNDGQFKMRFGVRGRSPGQLQRPTGVTVDMNGDIVVADYDNRWVSIFSSDGKFKNKIGAGRLMGPKGVAVDKNGHIITVDNKACCVFIFQSNGKLVTKFGGRGTSDRQFAEKLGPNLNKSGSVFSPHFVAVNNKNEIIVTDFHNHSVKVYSADGEFLFKFGSHGEGNGQFNAPTGVAVDANGNIIVADWGNSRIQVFDSTGSFLSYINTSADPLYGPQGLALTSDGHVAVADSGNHCFKVYRYLQ
- the trim3b gene encoding tripartite motif-containing protein 3b isoform X2, which translates into the protein MSSAMAKREAGSTSPVVRQIDKQFLVCSICLDHYRNPKVLPCLHTFCESCLQNYIPPESLTLSCPVCRQTSILPEKGVCALQNNFFITNLMEVLQRDPECSRPEACSVLESVSAAAAGKPLCCPNHEGKVMEFYCESCETAMCLDCTEGEHRDHVTVPLRDVVEQHKAALKTQLDAIHSRLPQLTAAIELVSEISRQLNERKTEAVAEITSTFEELERALHQRKSALITDLENICSAKQKVLQAQLSSLLQGKDHIQSSCSFTEQALSHGSATEVLLVQKQMSERVTALARHDFPERPHQNAHLVCQVETEGLRRSIQNLGVLLTTAAVAHTSVATGEGLRHAATGQHHTITVTTKDKDGELVRTGNAVLKAEITSADGSRAAETEIADNKNGTYEVGYTLRSEGEYSFALLLYGQPIRGSPFRLRAVKPSDVPQSPDDVKRRVKSPSGTGGHIRQKAVRRPSSMYSTTKKKENPIEDELIYRVGTRGREKGEFTNLQGISASSNGRVVVADSNNQCIQIFSNDGQFKMRFGVRGRSPGQLQRPTGVTVDMNGDIVVADYDNRWVSIFSSDGKFKNKIGAGRLMGPKGVAVDKNGHIITVDNKACCVFIFQSNGKLVTKFGGRGTSDRQFAGPHFVAVNNKNEIIVTDFHNHSVKVYSADGEFLFKFGSHGEGNGQFNAPTGVAVDANGNIIVADWGNSRIQVFDSTGSFLSYINTSADPLYGPQGLALTSDGHVAVADSGNHCFKVYRYLQ